The sequence TGCACCAGAAAACCGTCCAGCACCGCATCGGGTGCCCGGCGGGCCATGCGCTCGGTCAATGTGGCGATGCTGCGGCGAACCTCGTCGGCATTCTCAAGATCCAGCGCCACCCCGGCGACCGCGCTTTTGTGCTCAATGGATGGCGAGGCGATCTTGACCACCGCCGGAAAGCCCAGGGCGCCGGCGGCGGTGACCGCCTCCTCGGCATCGCGGGCGAAGCGGGTTTCGATGGTGGTGATGCCATAGGCGCCAAGAATGCGCCCGGCCTCGATCTCGGTCAGCCGGGTGCGGCCTTCCGCCCGGGCGCCGGCGATCACCGCCTTCGCCGCCGGAATATCGGGGGTGAAGGTTTCCGGCACCGATGGCGGGGTCTGCATCAGCATGTCCTGAATGCGGCGATAACCCACCCGGTGCATGAAGCCGCGCACGGCATTGTTGGGCGTGTCATAGGTGGCGATGCCGGCATCGTTCAGGATCCGGCGGGCTGGCGCCGCACCCGGCCCGCCCAGCCAACTGGTCAGCAGCGGCCGGCGGGTGCGTTCGGCGGCCTTGGCCACGATCCGCGCCACCTCGGCGCCATCGGTCACCGCCGTCGGTGCGTGCAGCACCAGCACCGCATCGCAGCCCTTGTCCTCCAGCAGGATATCCAGCGCCTCGGCATAGCGTTCGGTGCCGCTGTCGCCGCCGATATCGACCGGATTGCCACCCGACCACACCCCCGGCAGCACGCCATCCAACCGGGCCACGGTCTCGGGCGCCAGATCCGCCAGCCGGCCGCCGCCGGCGATCAGGCTGTCGACCGCCATCACCCCCGGTCCACCGCCATTCGACAGGATCGCCAGCCGGTCGCCGCGCGGCGGCTGCAACCGGGCGAGCGTTTCCACCGCATCGAACAATTCATCGATCTCGCCCACCCGCAGAATGCCCGCGCGCCGCAGGGCGGCATCGTAGACGGCGTCCTCGCCCATCAGCGCGCCGGAATGGGTGGCGGCGGCGCGGGCGGCATCGGGGCCCCGGCCGGATTTGATCGCCAGCACCGGTTTGTTGCGCGCCGCCGCCCGCACCGCCGACAGAAACCGCCGCGCGCCGCCCACCGCCTCGATATACAGCAGGATCGCGCGGGTCGACGGATCGCCGGCCAGATAGTCGATGACGTCGGCGAAATCGATGTCGCGGCAGTCGCCCAGGCTGACCATGGCCGAAAAGCCGACGCCCTGCGCCACCGCATGGTCCATCACCGCGGTGCCGATGGCGCCCGACTGAGTCAGGAAGGCGATGCGGCCCTTGGGCACGCGGGCAGGCGCGAAGCTGGCATTCAGCCCCACCCGCGGCACCACCAACCCCAGCGTGTTGGGGCCAAGCAGGCGCAGGCCCGAGGGCCTGGCGGCATCCACCGCCGCCTGAGCCAGAGACACGCCACCGCTGGTATAGGTGCGCCCCAGTCCGGCGCCGATCAGCACGGCCACCCGCGCCCCCCGCTTGCCCAGCTGGGCGACCATCTCGGGCACCTGTTCGGGCGGGGTGCAGATCAGCGCCAGATCGGGTGTCACCGGCAGATCGGCGATGGTGCGATAGGCAAGCACCCCTTCCACCGAATTGTAGCGCGGGTTCACCGGCATGATCGGCCCGGCAAAACCGCCATCCAGCAGGTTGCGCATCACCATGCGCCCGACGCTGCCCGGCCGGGTGCTGGCGCCGATCACGGCCACCGCCTTGGGATTGAACAGGGCGTCGAGATGTCGGATGGTCATCGGTCTGGCCGCTCCGGTTCTGTCGCCGCGGATGGGATGCCGATCACCTTATATCAGGATGGCTTCAATCGCGAGACGGCGCGACGCCGAGGGGCGCGAGACGGCAGACGCCCCGCCCCACCGTCAGCGCCCCCAGATGAAGGCCGGCAGCATCGCCGTGGGGGCGAAGCCTTCCTCGGCACAGACCCGGGCGGCGATATCGGGGTCGGGCATGGCGCCATGCGACAGGCCCAGCTTCTCGGCCAGGATGCCGCCGGCGATGAAATAGCCGGGGATGCCGTAATCGGTGGCCCCCTGGATATCGGTGTGCGGGCCGTCGCCGACCGCCGCCACCCGGTCACGCGGCAGGTCCAGAATGTCCAGGCAGCGGTCATAGACCGAGGCGAAGGGCTTGCCGAAGGCGATCACCCGCCCGCCCAGGTTCTCGTAAGCCTGCGCCATCAGACCGGCGCAGGGAAAGCGCGAGCCGTCCAGCCGCACGATCACCATATCCGGATTGGCGCAGATCATCGGCAGGCCGCGCGCCGCCGCCGCCTGAAGCGCCGGCATCAGCGGCTCCAGCCTTGGATCCTCGTCGTCGAAGCCGGTGTTGAGCACCAGATCCGCACCATCGGCATCGGCCGCGTCGGTGAAATCGAGCCCGTCGAGCAGCCCCGCATCGCGCGGCGGCCCCAGATGCAGCACCCGTCGGCCGATCTTGCCCGCGGCCAGCAGGCCGGCCGCGGCATCGCGCGCGGTTTCCCCCGACGACACCACGCCGTCATACAGCCCGCGATCGACGCCGAACCGGTCGAGCTGTTCGATCACCCGCGCGGCGCGGCGCGGCGCATTGGTCAGGAACACGATCCGCCGGCCGCTGTCGCGCAGCCGGGTCAGGCAGTCGACCGCACCGGGATAGAGTTCGCGGCCGTCATGGATCACCCCCCACAGATCAAGGATGAAACCGTCATGGGCGGGGGCAATGGCGGCGACGCCGTCATACACGGTCATGGACATCAGGGCTGCGGGTCCGTTCTGTCAGAAAAGATGGGGACGGAAGACGGACAAGCGTCGGAGCTGCCTATCCAAGCCGCCTCGGCTCGCCGAACAGATAGCCGGCACCGTATTCGATGCCAAGGTCCAACAGGTCGATCAGCCGCTGGTCGTTGTCGATCTGGTCGACGACGGTTCGGATGCCACGGGCGCGCAATTCGCGCAGCAGGTCGCGGAACGAGGCCTGATCCTCGGGCGTGCGCGCCGCCGCCAGCACCGCATGGGCCGGCATCTTCACATAAGACAGCAGCCGGCGGCGTGACAGATTTTCGGTGTTCAGCCGCTTGGGGTCCAGCCCCGTGGCCAT comes from Tistrella bauzanensis and encodes:
- a CDS encoding bifunctional acetate--CoA ligase family protein/GNAT family N-acetyltransferase, with amino-acid sequence MTIRHLDALFNPKAVAVIGASTRPGSVGRMVMRNLLDGGFAGPIMPVNPRYNSVEGVLAYRTIADLPVTPDLALICTPPEQVPEMVAQLGKRGARVAVLIGAGLGRTYTSGGVSLAQAAVDAARPSGLRLLGPNTLGLVVPRVGLNASFAPARVPKGRIAFLTQSGAIGTAVMDHAVAQGVGFSAMVSLGDCRDIDFADVIDYLAGDPSTRAILLYIEAVGGARRFLSAVRAAARNKPVLAIKSGRGPDAARAAATHSGALMGEDAVYDAALRRAGILRVGEIDELFDAVETLARLQPPRGDRLAILSNGGGPGVMAVDSLIAGGGRLADLAPETVARLDGVLPGVWSGGNPVDIGGDSGTERYAEALDILLEDKGCDAVLVLHAPTAVTDGAEVARIVAKAAERTRRPLLTSWLGGPGAAPARRILNDAGIATYDTPNNAVRGFMHRVGYRRIQDMLMQTPPSVPETFTPDIPAAKAVIAGARAEGRTRLTEIEAGRILGAYGITTIETRFARDAEEAVTAAGALGFPAVVKIASPSIEHKSAVAGVALDLENADEVRRSIATLTERMARRAPDAVLDGFLVQRMIRRPRAHELLVAVVHDPVFGPVIAFGQGGTAVELIEDRALALPPLNTVLAREMMGRTRVHKLLQGYRDRPAADLDELSGLLIRISQMVVDLPDMRSLDINPLVADENGVLVIDAHVEVFEDNRTRGPLAIRPYPLDLVETVTLADGRRAVLRPIRPEDEPGHQDFVRHLTPEDIRYRFFGVVREFSHTEMARFTQIDYDREMAFIARARFDGGDIPDTRPGRLPDETGAETLGVVRVVFDPDGVDAEFAVVVRSDLKGRGLGIRLMNKVIAYCRSRGIHRIVGQVLRDNRPMRKLMVTLGFTVRESLEDDVVEVVLDLVPPAPPSRPAPPAAKPG
- a CDS encoding TIGR01459 family HAD-type hydrolase, whose product is MSMTVYDGVAAIAPAHDGFILDLWGVIHDGRELYPGAVDCLTRLRDSGRRIVFLTNAPRRAARVIEQLDRFGVDRGLYDGVVSSGETARDAAAGLLAAGKIGRRVLHLGPPRDAGLLDGLDFTDAADADGADLVLNTGFDDEDPRLEPLMPALQAAAARGLPMICANPDMVIVRLDGSRFPCAGLMAQAYENLGGRVIAFGKPFASVYDRCLDILDLPRDRVAAVGDGPHTDIQGATDYGIPGYFIAGGILAEKLGLSHGAMPDPDIAARVCAEEGFAPTAMLPAFIWGR